In Lates calcarifer isolate ASB-BC8 linkage group LG15, TLL_Latcal_v3, whole genome shotgun sequence, one genomic interval encodes:
- the yrdc gene encoding yrdC domain-containing protein, mitochondrial isoform X3: MCKELKTKVLRLLPPTSNGPTIHQEGQTDGAEILNHTVKALKEGHVVAVPTDTIYGLACLAQNSEAIRKTYDIKGRNGQKPLAICVGEIQDIYKYCKVKVQKELLEDLLPGPVTLVFERSEVLNTDLNPFTSSCFCVPQLVGVRIPDHAFMRRLCQMCGEPLALTSANISSHTSTLEVHEFQELWPKLAVVVDGGPIGDQSRLGSTVVDLSALGKYHIIRPGCALSSTVDVLERKYGLSEGSKE; this comes from the exons ATGTGTAAAGAGCTCAAGACCAAAGTGCTGCGTTTACTGCCGCCGACCTCCAACGGGCCGACTATTCATCAGGAGGGCCAAACAG ATGGTGCTGAAATCCTGAATCACACAGTTAAGGCCCTGAAGGAGGGCCATGTTGTTGCTGTTCCCACAGACACCATCTATGGCCTGGCATGTCTGGCCCAGAACTCTGAAGCCATCAGAAAAACCTACGACATCAAAGGACGAAATGGACAGAAACCACTGGCCATCTGTGTAGGAGAAATTCAGGATATCTATAA GTACTGTAAGGTGAAGGTGCAGAAAGAGCTGTTAGAAGACCTACTGCCTGGTCCAGTCACTCTGGTGTTTGAAAGGTCTGAAGTACTGAACACAGATCTCAACCCCTTTACCTCA tcatgtttttgtgtCCCTCAGCTTGTAGGCGTACGCATCCCAGACCATGCCTTTATGAGACGCCTTTGCCAGATGTGTGGGGAGCCACTGGCACTCACAAGTGCCAACATCAGCTCACACACCAGCACTCTGGAAGTACAT GAGTTCCAGGAGCTCTGGCCCAAACTAGCAGTGGTGGTGGATGGTGGACCAATAGGAGACCAGAGCCGCCTCGGATCAACAGTGGTCGACTTATCAGCACTCGGCAAATACCACATCATCAGGCCAGGCTG TGCCCTCTCCTCTACGGTTGATGTGCTGGAGCGCAAATACGGACTGTCAGAGGGCTCAAAAGAATGA
- the yrdc gene encoding yrdC domain-containing protein, mitochondrial isoform X2, with protein sequence MPENAFPGTCSPAVKRHIRACSFGFMKSVCNVAVELIKSRGAHVSVEARRLGAEMCKELKTKVLRLLPPTSNGPTIHQEGQTDGAEILNHTVKALKEGHVVAVPTDTIYGLACLAQNSEAIRKTYDIKGRNGQKPLAICVGEIQDIYKYCKVKVQKELLEDLLPGPVTLVFERSEVLNTDLNPFTSLVGVRIPDHAFMRRLCQMCGEPLALTSANISSHTSTLEVHEFQELWPKLAVVVDGGPIGDQSRLGSTVVDLSALGKYHIIRPGCALSSTVDVLERKYGLSEGSKE encoded by the exons ATGCCAGAAAATGCTTTTCCAG GAACATGCTCCCCGGCTGTGAAACGACACATCCGCGCCTGTAGCTTTGGTTTTATGAAGTCGGTTTGTAACGTCGCTGTTGAATTGATCAAATCTAGAGGAGCTCACGTTTCAGTCGAAGCTCGTCGACTCGGAGCAGAGATGTGTAAAGAGCTCAAGACCAAAGTGCTGCGTTTACTGCCGCCGACCTCCAACGGGCCGACTATTCATCAGGAGGGCCAAACAG ATGGTGCTGAAATCCTGAATCACACAGTTAAGGCCCTGAAGGAGGGCCATGTTGTTGCTGTTCCCACAGACACCATCTATGGCCTGGCATGTCTGGCCCAGAACTCTGAAGCCATCAGAAAAACCTACGACATCAAAGGACGAAATGGACAGAAACCACTGGCCATCTGTGTAGGAGAAATTCAGGATATCTATAA GTACTGTAAGGTGAAGGTGCAGAAAGAGCTGTTAGAAGACCTACTGCCTGGTCCAGTCACTCTGGTGTTTGAAAGGTCTGAAGTACTGAACACAGATCTCAACCCCTTTACCTCA CTTGTAGGCGTACGCATCCCAGACCATGCCTTTATGAGACGCCTTTGCCAGATGTGTGGGGAGCCACTGGCACTCACAAGTGCCAACATCAGCTCACACACCAGCACTCTGGAAGTACAT GAGTTCCAGGAGCTCTGGCCCAAACTAGCAGTGGTGGTGGATGGTGGACCAATAGGAGACCAGAGCCGCCTCGGATCAACAGTGGTCGACTTATCAGCACTCGGCAAATACCACATCATCAGGCCAGGCTG TGCCCTCTCCTCTACGGTTGATGTGCTGGAGCGCAAATACGGACTGTCAGAGGGCTCAAAAGAATGA
- the yrdc gene encoding yrdC domain-containing protein, mitochondrial isoform X1 — protein MPENAFPGTCSPAVKRHIRACSFGFMKSVCNVAVELIKSRGAHVSVEARRLGAEMCKELKTKVLRLLPPTSNGPTIHQEGQTDGAEILNHTVKALKEGHVVAVPTDTIYGLACLAQNSEAIRKTYDIKGRNGQKPLAICVGEIQDIYKYCKVKVQKELLEDLLPGPVTLVFERSEVLNTDLNPFTSSCFCVPQLVGVRIPDHAFMRRLCQMCGEPLALTSANISSHTSTLEVHEFQELWPKLAVVVDGGPIGDQSRLGSTVVDLSALGKYHIIRPGCALSSTVDVLERKYGLSEGSKE, from the exons ATGCCAGAAAATGCTTTTCCAG GAACATGCTCCCCGGCTGTGAAACGACACATCCGCGCCTGTAGCTTTGGTTTTATGAAGTCGGTTTGTAACGTCGCTGTTGAATTGATCAAATCTAGAGGAGCTCACGTTTCAGTCGAAGCTCGTCGACTCGGAGCAGAGATGTGTAAAGAGCTCAAGACCAAAGTGCTGCGTTTACTGCCGCCGACCTCCAACGGGCCGACTATTCATCAGGAGGGCCAAACAG ATGGTGCTGAAATCCTGAATCACACAGTTAAGGCCCTGAAGGAGGGCCATGTTGTTGCTGTTCCCACAGACACCATCTATGGCCTGGCATGTCTGGCCCAGAACTCTGAAGCCATCAGAAAAACCTACGACATCAAAGGACGAAATGGACAGAAACCACTGGCCATCTGTGTAGGAGAAATTCAGGATATCTATAA GTACTGTAAGGTGAAGGTGCAGAAAGAGCTGTTAGAAGACCTACTGCCTGGTCCAGTCACTCTGGTGTTTGAAAGGTCTGAAGTACTGAACACAGATCTCAACCCCTTTACCTCA tcatgtttttgtgtCCCTCAGCTTGTAGGCGTACGCATCCCAGACCATGCCTTTATGAGACGCCTTTGCCAGATGTGTGGGGAGCCACTGGCACTCACAAGTGCCAACATCAGCTCACACACCAGCACTCTGGAAGTACAT GAGTTCCAGGAGCTCTGGCCCAAACTAGCAGTGGTGGTGGATGGTGGACCAATAGGAGACCAGAGCCGCCTCGGATCAACAGTGGTCGACTTATCAGCACTCGGCAAATACCACATCATCAGGCCAGGCTG TGCCCTCTCCTCTACGGTTGATGTGCTGGAGCGCAAATACGGACTGTCAGAGGGCTCAAAAGAATGA